The nucleotide sequence CCTTACCCTGTCAAGCCTGCTTTCGAGAGTCAAGACACCTGTTTTTCGCTGATAATAAAGAAGCTGAAGTATATCGGCAAGACCAAATTCCCTTAAAGAGCCTTCTAAAGCCATCCCTTCTTTTGCCTCCTTTGTATGGCTAAAATGGACAGAAGATACAAAATAACTATCGATACCAAAGCAGGCACATAAAGCCAGCTATGATTATATCGAGAAGGTGGAGAAAGCCTGGTGAAAATCCAATTAAGCGTAAGCACCATCAGAGGAAACATAAATAGCCAGAGGTAAATAAATCCTATCAGGAGCTTCCCTGAGTATAAATGTGCAATGCCCGGCGGAGCAAACGAAAGCATTCCTGTAATCTTTCTCTTTTTATCTTTTTGCTCATGTATGGAAAGAAGGATTGCTACCTTCTCTTTCGGAGCTCTCTCGGTAGGCGTAATGAAGGAGCTATAGCATTTCGAACACATATCTGCCTTTGCCCTTTTGGCACATTTGCCGCAAAAAACCGAGCCACATCTTGCACAAAACCGTGGCTTGTGCTTTGATTTCCTATCGATAAAATAAAAAAGCACAATCAAAAAAACCGCGCTGAGGGAAATGAGTAAGGGATTAATGGCAAAGACCCTTATTATTTCCCTGTGCTCCTTGACTGCAATGTCCCAGTAGTCTTTTTCGGTGAGTGTCGTGTCCATGACAAAGCGATTTGGACTCCTACTTGTAATTGCAGTGAACGAGGAGACCATGTCTCTGTTTAGGTTGACGGCTTGAAGAAAATACTCCTCCCCTTTTGGAAAATCGAATGTGTCACGATAGACCTGACTGAGATTATAAAGTCCTGCTACAGACTTCTTAATAGCAATCGCCCTATCGTAAGATTGCTTTGCAAGCTCCATCTCGCCAAGACCAACATAGGCATTACCCATGTTAATATAGACCCTGTGGTCATTTTTATCTGCAAGAGCCATATATTCTGCTATTGCTTCCTCGAACCTGCCTTCTTTTTTCAGGGCAAGGGCATAGGAAAACCTCGATACGAAATCCGCTTTACCCATAAGGGTCTGAACCGCATGCCTTGTATCCCTTCCCTCATTTACTGACACAATTGCCCTCAACTCAGGCGAGGAGGCTGAAAACAATATGTTTGCCTGTCTCAGAAAGATAGGTGAAAAAAGGATTAAGAGAAGTGTTGCGTAAACTAAAACCTTATCTGCCCTTTTAACATAAAGCCCTGTGATGAGCAATACACCTGCTATAAAAAACAGTGGACCTAATAGGGAACAGAAGATTACGATAAGTAGAAGGGCAAGTTTTTTCCTGTTTTCCTCTATCTCATGTCTGATGAGTGGTATGGTCTTTGGAAGCTGTATTAGAAGCACTAAGGTTACTGATATAACAAATGACAGTAGGAGGCTTACATACAAGAGCCGAATGAGGCTCAGTCGCCACCAGAAGTTCCTCTTATACGCCTTTATGCCATCGAGGATATAGTCGCTGGATGCAAATATATCGGGAAGGACTTCCTTTGAAAGCTTAAAATAAAATAAAGGGGTGTCAGGAGAGTGCCGAATGGCATCTGAAAGGAGCTGTCTTTTATCTTGAGAGGTCTCTGCTTTTTTGCTCAGGGTATAAGAGTAAGGCTCGTTGTTTCTAATGCCTCTATCGAGTTGCTCTTCGTATATGTTGCTTGCCGAGGCATAAGGGCACAGAAGTAGGAGAAGGACAAGTAGAACAATCTCAAATCTTCTCACCAAATCCCCTTTCAGTGCCTTTTAAAAGCCTTTTTATATTACCAATGTGCCTTATAAAAATGAAAAGCGAGATTATACCTGCTATAACTATTTTCTCCCTGCCTTCACCGAGCATAAAAGCAATAAGTGGCAGAAACGCAAATGTCACCAGTGCACCAAGCGAGGAATACCTTGTTATGAGCGCAACTAAAAGCCATATTGCAATTGCAATCATACCTGCTTGTGGCATATAAATCAATACAGCCCCAAGGCTTGTTGCAACACCCTTGCCTCCTCTAAATCCTAAAAATAAAGAGAAATTATGACCTGCTATGGCTGAAATACCTAAGATGCCTTCATAAAATGCACCAACACCCAGTGCCCTTCCAATTGCAACTGCTGCCACACCCTTAAGGCTGTCTCCAAGAAGTGTAAGTATGCCTGCCATCCTGCCAGCAGACCTCAGGATGTTTGTTGCACCGATGTTCCCACTGCCAACCTTCCTCGGGTCAATGCCTTTCATCCTTGCGATTATTAAGCCAAATGGTATAGAGCCTAAGATAAAGGAATAGATTATAAGCAGGGTAAGTTTCATCTATTCAGTCATGCTCTGGCATATTCAAGAGCTTTCTTGAGAAGTTTACCGAATATTGAATCCCCGACACGATGGAAAGTAAAACTGCTACCCATATCAAGACGGTCCCTATATCAAAGAGGTCAATGCCAAATATCGCCTGAGGAGGTATCGACCTGCCCAGTATGAGGAATATTATTGCAGTGAACTGGGCAGTTGTCTTCAGCTTTCCGCCCATCTCTGCCTTAATCACTATGTCCTTTGAAAGGGCAACGACCCTGAGTCCTGTTATGAGAAATTCCCTTACTATGATTATAATAGCTATCCACACCGAGACCTTTCCCATGTCAACGAGCAGTATGAGGGCTGATATGACGAGGAATTTATCCGCAATGGGGTCAAGTATTATTCCAAATTTCGTTATCTGTCCTGACCTTCTTGCAAAATAGCCATCAAAGAGGTCTGTCAGAGATGCAATGGCAAATACAAGGGCACCCCAAAAAGGATGAAATGGTGTAATCAGGATAAAAAGCGGTATTACGATAATCCTGCTTAATGTAAGTATAGTTGGTAGATTAAATCTCAGAGTACTCATCGATGAGTTTATCCCAGAGCCCTTTAGACCTGAGAAGGAAATCTATTACCTCTCTCACAGCGCCCCTTCCTCCTCTTTTTTTTGTAATCATCATGGCAAATGACTTTGCCTCTTCTTCTGCATCGGAAACTGCCACAGAAAGCCCTGCACGCCTGAAAAGAGGGATGTCCACTATATCATCCCCTATATAGGCTATCTCGGAATCCGAGATACCGAATTTGCTAAGCACCTGCTCGTATGCAACTGACTTTATGTGACAACGCTGATAAACCTCTGTTATGCCCAACTCTTTCGCCCTTCTTTCAACTACCTTTGAATACCTTCCTGTAATAATGGCAACATGTATCCCAGCCCTTTGGAGCATCTTTATTCCATGTCCATCCCTTACATGAAATGCCTTAAGCTCATTGCCTCTGTTATCTAAAACAATAGAGCCATCTGTAAGAACACCGTCTACATCGAGAATGAGGAGCTTAATGTTTTTTGCTTTTTTAGTTAGTTCTTTTTTTGAGATCTTTCTCACACTATCCCCTTCTTTAAAATATCA is from Nitrospirota bacterium and encodes:
- the plsY gene encoding glycerol-3-phosphate 1-O-acyltransferase PlsY, whose protein sequence is MKLTLLIIYSFILGSIPFGLIIARMKGIDPRKVGSGNIGATNILRSAGRMAGILTLLGDSLKGVAAVAIGRALGVGAFYEGILGISAIAGHNFSLFLGFRGGKGVATSLGAVLIYMPQAGMIAIAIWLLVALITRYSSLGALVTFAFLPLIAFMLGEGREKIVIAGIISLFIFIRHIGNIKRLLKGTERGFGEKI
- the pgsA gene encoding CDP-diacylglycerol--glycerol-3-phosphate 3-phosphatidyltransferase codes for the protein MSTLRFNLPTILTLSRIIVIPLFILITPFHPFWGALVFAIASLTDLFDGYFARRSGQITKFGIILDPIADKFLVISALILLVDMGKVSVWIAIIIIVREFLITGLRVVALSKDIVIKAEMGGKLKTTAQFTAIIFLILGRSIPPQAIFGIDLFDIGTVLIWVAVLLSIVSGIQYSVNFSRKLLNMPEHD
- a CDS encoding HAD-IIIA family hydrolase, coding for MSKKELTKKAKNIKLLILDVDGVLTDGSIVLDNRGNELKAFHVRDGHGIKMLQRAGIHVAIITGRYSKVVERRAKELGITEVYQRCHIKSVAYEQVLSKFGISDSEIAYIGDDIVDIPLFRRAGLSVAVSDAEEEAKSFAMMITKKRGGRGAVREVIDFLLRSKGLWDKLIDEYSEI